From one Triticum urartu cultivar G1812 chromosome 3, Tu2.1, whole genome shotgun sequence genomic stretch:
- the LOC125545688 gene encoding acyl-[acyl-carrier-protein] desaturase 4, chloroplastic-like, with translation MATLGLAVGTSTKFSCFFFSDKSNAGSGRATRLGWILCPANPRCSLARWTAAAAVEAPPRSIDMGCAPVPREQAEIVQSLNGWVAENMLPLLNPVESSWQPHDFMPCSAATPGASEEEALSAFMDGVAALRAGAARVPDEVLVCLVGNMVTEEALPSYQSMGNRTEGIADNTGASSLPWAQWIRGWTAEENRHGDLLNRYLYLSGRVDMRQVETTVHHLLRNGMEMLVPKSPYHSVIYGAFQERATFVSHVHTARLAGQHGDQALAKICGVIAADEKRHEAGYTRVCAKLFELDPDGMVRALAHVMRGKVTMPGLLMSDGRDAASGENSLFERFSAVAQSAGVYTARDYGDLVEHFVRRWRVAELAGLSGEGRRAQEYVCGLPPKIRRMEELAHQRAARSELRPARFSWIFDRHVMVG, from the exons ATGGCGACGCTGGGGCTAGCAGTAGGCACGTCGACCAAGTTCTCCTGCTTCTTCTTCTCCGACAAGAGCAACGCGGGCTCGGGGAGAGCCACGCGCCTCGGATGGATCCTCTGTCCTGCAAATCCTAGGTGCAG TTTGGCGAGATGGACCGCGGCCGCGGCGGTGGAGGCCCCGCCGAGGAGCATCGACATGGGGTGCGCGCCGGTGCCGCGGGAGCAGGCGGAGATCGTGCAGTCGCTGAACGGCTGGGTGGCGGAGAACATGCTCCCGCTGCTCAACCCGGTGGAGTCCTCGTGGCAGCCGCACGACTTCATGCCGTGCTCCGCCGCGACGCCCGGCGCGTCGGAGGAGGAGGCTCTGTCCGCCTTCATGGACGGCGTGGCTGCGCTTCGCGCGGGAGCCGCCCGCGTGCCCGACGAGGTCCTGGTCTGCCTGGTGGGCAACATGGTGACGGAGGAGGCGCTCCCGTCGTACCAGAGCATGGGGAACCGCACGGAGGGCATCGCGGACAACACCGGGGCCAGCAGCCTCCCCTGGGCGCAGTGGATCCGCGGCTGGACGGCCGAGGAGAACCGCCACGGCGACCTCCTCAACCGCTACCTCTACCTCTCCGGCCGCGTCGACATGCGCCAGGTCGAGACCACCGTCCACCACCTCCTCCGCAACGGCATG GAGATGCTGGTGCCCAAGAGCCCGTACCACAGCGTGATCTACGGCGCGTTCCAGGAGCGCGCGACCTTCGTCTCCCACGTGCACACGGCGAGGCTCGCCGGGCAGCACGGCGACCAGGCGCTCGCCAAGATCTGCGGCGTGATTGCCGCCGACGAGAAGAGGCACGAGGCGGGCTACACCAGGGTGTGCGCCAAGCTCTTCGAGCTGGACCCCGACGGCATGGTGCGCGCGCTGGCGCACGTCATGCGCGGCAAGGTCACCATGCCGGGGCTGCTCATGTCCGACGGCCGCGACGCCGCCAGTGGCGAGAACAGCCTGTTCGAGCGGTTCTCCGCCGTGGCGCAGAGTGCCGGCGTGTACACGGCGAGGGACTACGGCGATCTGGTGGAGCACTTCGTGCGCAGGTGGCGGGTGGCGGAGCTCGCCGGACTCTCTGGAGAGGGCCGCCGGGCGCAGGAGTACGTGTGCGGGCTGCCGCCCAAGATCCGGAGGATGGAGGAGCTGGCACACCAAAGGGCGGCCCGTAGCGAGCTCAGGCCGGCCCGCTTCAGTTGGATCTTCGATAGGCACGTCATGGTGGGCTGA